A window of Aliarcobacter trophiarum LMG 25534 contains these coding sequences:
- a CDS encoding polyprenyl synthetase family protein, with product MEEVKSKIEEFIRVCDYPKVNILLKELSSGKMLRSKLILKIAGVSEESIKLCAVVEMIHAASLLHDDVIDEASTRRGKPSINALYDNKTSIMFGDILYSRAFTELSQMDKRVAYHISNAVTKLSIGEMMDVDLTVSFNSSYELYLDMIYKKTASLIEASAKAAAILVGLDDKKYAVYGKNLGLAFQMVDDILDITQDEETLGKPSMHDFVEGKVTIPYLYLYDRVEDNEYLKSLYKKELNKDELDWLKVQLKETKALEDAIKEAKNIGLLAINSIKDEKNSEDLIKIMKAMIERDF from the coding sequence TTGGAAGAAGTTAAGAGTAAAATAGAAGAGTTTATTAGAGTTTGTGACTATCCAAAAGTAAATATACTTTTAAAAGAGCTATCAAGTGGAAAGATGCTAAGAAGTAAATTGATACTTAAAATTGCAGGTGTAAGTGAAGAGAGTATTAAACTTTGTGCAGTTGTTGAGATGATTCATGCAGCTTCATTACTTCATGATGATGTGATAGATGAAGCAAGTACTAGAAGAGGAAAACCATCTATAAATGCACTATATGACAATAAAACATCTATTATGTTTGGTGATATACTATATTCAAGAGCATTTACAGAGTTATCTCAAATGGATAAAAGAGTTGCCTATCATATATCAAATGCAGTTACAAAACTTAGTATTGGAGAGATGATGGATGTCGATTTGACAGTATCTTTTAACTCCTCTTATGAGCTATATTTAGATATGATTTATAAAAAAACGGCATCTTTAATAGAAGCTAGTGCTAAAGCTGCTGCTATTTTGGTAGGGCTTGATGATAAAAAATATGCAGTATATGGAAAAAATTTAGGACTTGCTTTTCAGATGGTTGATGATATTTTGGACATTACACAAGATGAAGAGACTCTTGGAAAACCATCAATGCATGATTTTGTAGAGGGAAAAGTTACTATTCCATATCTTTATTTATATGATAGAGTTGAAGATAATGAGTATTTGAAGAGTTTATATAAAAAAGAGCTAAACAAAGATGAGCTAGATTGGTTAAAAGTTCAACTAAAAGAGACAAAAGCTCTAGAAGATGCTATAAAAGAGGCAAAAAATATAGGGCTTTTAGCTATAAACTCTATAAAAGATGAAAAAAATAGTGAAGATTTGATAAAGATTATGAAAGCTATGATAGAAAGAGATTTTTAA
- a CDS encoding DUF2018 family protein: protein MSKYKDWFTEDDDDIFFGSPKSKFFDIVEQTHRDLVEEEIDKVFEKLAILELIVSQGKDENFDINSQLEEFKDKNQEEVNSMKKGLYMEISGEIISRLDS, encoded by the coding sequence ATGAGTAAGTATAAAGATTGGTTTACAGAAGATGATGATGATATATTTTTTGGAAGTCCAAAATCAAAGTTTTTTGATATTGTAGAGCAAACTCATAGAGATTTAGTAGAAGAAGAGATAGATAAAGTTTTTGAAAAACTTGCCATCTTGGAGCTTATTGTTAGTCAAGGAAAAGATGAAAATTTTGATATAAACTCACAACTAGAAGAGTTTAAAGATAAAAATCAAGAAGAGGTAAACTCGATGAAAAAGGGGCTTTATATGGAAATTTCTGGAGAGATTATTAGTAGGCTGGATAGTTAA
- the hisD gene encoding histidinol dehydrogenase gives MRIINTKEKEFKKEFENILQRAKSDIKGVSKIVENIIDEIVEDGNLALKKHIEKFDKWIVKSDDELLISQDSMKKAYDNLDEDLKKSLHTAYDRIKAYHEKQLPKSWLDFEENGTILGQKVTAVDRAGLYIPGGKAAYPSSLLMNAIPAMVAGVKEIIVCTPTPNNEVNELLLAACYLCKVSKVYKVGGASAIAAMAYGTQTIKKVDVITGPGNIFVATAKKLVFGEVNIDMIAGPSEIGVLADSSAKANYIAIDLLSQAEHDEMASSILITTDENLAKNTSLEVDRYLENLSRKEIAKKSIDERGVIIVASNMEEAIELMNEIAPEHLEVLTQNPFELLPYIKHAGAIFLGENTPEPIGDYIAGPNHTLPTGGTAKFYSPLNVENFLKKSSIISFSKKAIEELGEPCALLADTEGLTAHAKSVRIRLEDK, from the coding sequence ATGAGAATAATTAATACAAAAGAAAAAGAGTTTAAAAAAGAGTTTGAGAATATTTTGCAAAGAGCAAAAAGTGATATAAAAGGTGTTTCAAAAATAGTTGAAAATATCATAGATGAGATTGTTGAAGATGGTAATCTTGCACTAAAAAAACATATAGAAAAGTTTGATAAGTGGATTGTAAAGAGTGATGATGAACTTTTAATATCTCAAGATAGTATGAAAAAAGCTTATGATAATTTAGATGAAGATTTAAAAAAATCACTTCATACTGCATACGATAGAATAAAAGCATATCATGAGAAACAACTTCCAAAGTCTTGGTTGGATTTTGAAGAAAATGGAACAATTTTAGGACAAAAAGTAACTGCTGTTGATAGAGCAGGACTTTATATTCCAGGTGGAAAAGCGGCATATCCTAGCTCACTACTTATGAATGCAATTCCTGCAATGGTTGCTGGAGTTAAAGAGATAATAGTATGTACACCAACACCAAATAATGAAGTAAATGAGCTTTTACTTGCAGCTTGTTATCTTTGTAAAGTTTCAAAGGTTTATAAAGTTGGAGGGGCAAGTGCAATTGCTGCTATGGCTTATGGAACACAAACTATAAAAAAAGTAGATGTGATAACTGGGCCTGGAAACATATTTGTAGCAACAGCCAAAAAGTTGGTTTTTGGTGAGGTAAATATAGATATGATTGCTGGACCTTCAGAAATTGGAGTTTTAGCAGATAGTAGTGCAAAAGCAAACTATATAGCAATAGATTTACTATCTCAAGCAGAACATGATGAGATGGCTAGCTCAATTTTAATTACAACAGATGAAAATTTGGCAAAGAATACAAGCCTAGAAGTAGATAGGTATTTGGAAAATTTAAGTAGAAAAGAGATTGCAAAAAAATCAATAGATGAAAGAGGGGTTATTATTGTTGCTTCAAATATGGAAGAAGCAATAGAACTTATGAATGAGATAGCACCTGAACACCTTGAAGTTTTGACACAAAATCCTTTTGAACTTTTACCATATATAAAACATGCTGGTGCGATATTTTTGGGAGAGAATACTCCTGAACCAATTGGAGACTATATAGCTGGACCAAATCATACTTTGCCTACAGGTGGAACTGCTAAATTTTATAGTCCTTTAAATGTAGAAAATTTCCTTAAAAAAAGCTCAATTATAAGTTTTTCAAAAAAAGCTATAGAAGAGCTAGGTGAACCTTGTGCATTACTAGCAGATACAGAAGGACTTACAGCTCATGCTAAAAGTGTGAGAATAAGATTGGAAGATAAATAA
- a CDS encoding shikimate kinase, with the protein MKKNNIILIGFMGVGKGTVARALVKASNMYAIDTDDLIESLENRAIKKIFATDGEAYFRNLEKKSALWLENSVENTIISTGGGFYKQENIQNIGTIIYLKSSFEGILKRIKKASNAKNKLKKRPLLQNKKEALKLYNTRVLEYERVANIVVDVENRNLELIVKEILGKVNENN; encoded by the coding sequence ATGAAAAAGAATAATATTATACTAATTGGTTTTATGGGTGTTGGAAAAGGAACAGTTGCTAGAGCTTTGGTAAAAGCATCAAATATGTATGCAATAGATACAGATGATTTAATAGAGAGTTTGGAAAACAGAGCTATTAAAAAAATTTTTGCTACTGATGGAGAAGCCTATTTTAGAAACTTAGAAAAAAAGAGTGCTCTTTGGCTTGAAAATAGTGTAGAAAACACAATTATCTCAACTGGTGGTGGATTTTATAAACAAGAAAATATCCAAAACATTGGAACTATTATATATCTGAAATCATCATTTGAAGGAATTTTAAAAAGAATAAAGAAAGCTTCTAATGCAAAGAATAAGCTCAAGAAAAGACCACTTTTACAAAATAAAAAAGAGGCTTTGAAACTTTATAATACAAGAGTTTTAGAGTATGAAAGAGTTGCTAATATTGTGGTGGATGTAGAAAATAGAAATTTGGAACTAATAGTAAAAGAGATTTTAGGAAAAGTAAATGAGAATAATTAA
- a CDS encoding major outer membrane protein — protein MRKISKLSLVAAVAVAGFSTANAQPLEQAIKDVEVSGSVVYRYDNFDNDKVAGRDGRTDLNRYKIGLNLSSKVNDYVKFNSRFIVGSKSDFGWANDGKGLDNRKGGGDGGADVSLSQAYFGFTAIPNTVVNVGKQGLATPYTVALDINGNEQTGTGILALTNFSVVTLGAGYFNNTNLNESGNITNTVLDGGSDVYVATAQADLDYVKLEAWYLGVQDSLNSYTVAATSNIDLAENAKIGLEARYVNLKLDSDLAPNASSDAKKNDMFRLAVDGKFSIVNARLAYTKTGKHGGLTATDNDAKNTSLGWNVTSLGKADADYWQAAVGVDILDNLNFTLHYGNLRAKGENPLGVANTTDLKQEEIYGQLTYKMSKNLSTYLRYGNMTSEGYDDGEKTVDQNMGRLQVAYTF, from the coding sequence ATGAGAAAAATCTCAAAACTTAGTTTAGTAGCAGCTGTTGCAGTTGCTGGTTTTAGTACTGCTAATGCACAACCTTTAGAGCAAGCAATCAAAGATGTAGAAGTATCTGGATCTGTTGTATATAGATATGACAATTTTGATAATGATAAAGTTGCGGGAAGAGATGGAAGAACTGATTTAAATAGATATAAAATTGGATTAAATCTATCTTCAAAAGTAAATGACTATGTTAAATTTAACTCAAGATTTATTGTAGGAAGTAAATCTGATTTTGGATGGGCTAATGATGGTAAAGGATTAGATAATAGAAAAGGTGGAGGAGATGGTGGAGCTGATGTTTCTTTATCTCAAGCATATTTTGGATTTACAGCTATTCCAAATACTGTAGTAAATGTTGGTAAACAAGGTTTAGCTACACCATATACAGTTGCTCTTGATATAAATGGAAATGAGCAAACTGGAACAGGTATCTTAGCTCTTACAAACTTCAGTGTTGTAACTTTAGGTGCTGGATATTTTAATAACACTAACTTAAATGAGTCTGGAAATATTACTAATACTGTTCTTGATGGTGGTTCAGATGTTTATGTTGCTACTGCTCAAGCTGATTTAGATTATGTTAAACTTGAAGCTTGGTATTTAGGTGTACAAGATTCTCTTAACTCTTATACTGTAGCAGCTACTTCAAATATTGATTTAGCAGAAAATGCAAAAATCGGTTTAGAAGCTAGATATGTAAATTTAAAACTAGATAGTGACCTTGCTCCTAATGCATCTAGTGACGCGAAAAAGAATGATATGTTTAGACTTGCAGTTGATGGTAAATTCTCTATCGTTAATGCTAGACTTGCATATACAAAAACTGGTAAACATGGTGGATTAACAGCTACAGATAACGATGCTAAAAATACATCTCTTGGATGGAATGTAACTTCTTTAGGAAAAGCTGATGCTGATTATTGGCAAGCAGCAGTTGGAGTAGATATTTTAGATAACCTTAACTTTACTCTACACTATGGTAACTTAAGAGCGAAAGGTGAAAATCCACTAGGTGTGGCTAATACAACAGACCTAAAACAAGAAGAAATTTATGGACAATTAACATATAAAATGTCTAAAAACCTTTCTACTTACCTAAGATATGGTAACATGACTAGCGAAGGTTATGATGACGGTGAAAAAACTGTAGATCAAAATATGGGAAGATTACAAGTTGCTTATACATTCTAA
- a CDS encoding type III pantothenate kinase: MILCDIGNTATKFLIDKNIKNYYKKDKIPKLKDDIFYISVNEKATKKLLKKNPHAINLANFINFETSYIGLGVDRVVACSFQENVIIIDAGSAITVDIMENSKHIGGFILLGLNSFLKSYENISKRLKISKSDFEKNINLDKIPLFTKDAILYALIKSIILPIIEICKDKNIIFTGGDGEFLSQFFENSIYKKDLIFENMKRIIDANNSPS; the protein is encoded by the coding sequence TTGATTTTATGTGATATTGGAAATACAGCTACAAAGTTTTTAATAGATAAAAATATAAAAAATTACTACAAAAAAGATAAAATCCCAAAATTAAAAGATGATATTTTTTACATAAGTGTAAATGAGAAAGCTACAAAAAAACTTCTTAAAAAAAACCCTCATGCAATAAATCTAGCTAATTTTATAAATTTTGAAACTTCTTATATAGGCTTAGGAGTAGATAGAGTTGTAGCTTGTAGTTTTCAAGAGAATGTAATTATAATTGATGCAGGAAGTGCAATAACTGTTGATATTATGGAAAATTCAAAACATATAGGTGGATTTATACTTTTGGGATTAAATAGTTTTCTAAAAAGTTATGAAAATATCTCAAAAAGGCTAAAAATATCAAAAAGTGATTTTGAAAAAAATATAAATTTGGATAAAATACCTCTTTTCACAAAAGATGCTATTTTGTATGCCTTAATAAAATCTATCATTTTACCTATAATTGAGATTTGTAAAGATAAAAATATAATATTTACAGGTGGAGATGGAGAGTTTTTAAGCCAATTTTTTGAAAATAGTATATATAAAAAAGATTTAATATTTGAAAATATGAAAAGGATAATAGATGCTAACAATAGCCCTTCCTAA
- the hisG gene encoding ATP phosphoribosyltransferase: MLTIALPKGRIADETLDRFEKAFGEKFVFEDRKLILEKSGFKFLNVRNQDVPTYVMHGAADLGVVGLDVLEEKEYDLIKLLDLKLGRCKVAFGLRAGEKLNFDKSKITIATKHEKIAKKYFEQKAMAVEIIKLYGSIELAPLVGLCDCIVDIVETGETMKQNGLEVGPTIMETTAHLIANKNSFYAKKDLIFDLKDKLEKYL; this comes from the coding sequence ATGCTAACAATAGCCCTTCCTAAAGGAAGAATTGCAGATGAAACTCTTGATAGATTTGAGAAAGCTTTTGGAGAGAAGTTTGTATTTGAAGATAGAAAACTAATCTTAGAAAAAAGTGGTTTTAAGTTTTTAAATGTAAGAAATCAAGATGTACCAACTTATGTTATGCATGGAGCTGCTGATTTAGGAGTTGTAGGACTTGATGTTTTAGAAGAGAAAGAGTATGACTTAATCAAACTTTTGGACTTGAAACTTGGTCGTTGCAAAGTCGCTTTTGGCCTTAGAGCTGGCGAGAAACTAAATTTTGATAAAAGTAAAATCACAATTGCAACAAAACATGAAAAAATAGCCAAAAAATATTTTGAACAAAAAGCTATGGCAGTAGAAATCATAAAACTCTATGGCTCTATAGAATTAGCTCCTTTAGTTGGACTTTGTGATTGTATTGTTGATATTGTAGAAACTGGTGAAACTATGAAACAAAATGGTCTTGAGGTAGGTCCAACAATAATGGAAACAACAGCCCACTTAATAGCAAATAAGAACTCATTTTATGCAAAAAAAGATTTGATTTTTGATTTAAAAGATAAACTAGAGAAATATTTATAA
- a CDS encoding class I SAM-dependent DNA methyltransferase: MGLDLYAKIEPYLDFEEEIYSLHKEFLKFIMVNELDNIIDIGCGQGYFLNNLEINKKRAFGIDLSLEQIKICQEKGLNAKAISLEDLEKLEERFDCATAIFDVLNYIPKLELEKFILQVAKVLNSNAYFIFDVNTYFGFDEVAQGTINIDIEDKFIAIDAFFENNKLQTNITLFEKEKGEKYTKEQDSIIQEYHKKEFLEKILENSGFKILEIKEFFLHTNESADKLIFICKKAV; this comes from the coding sequence ATGGGACTTGATTTATATGCAAAAATAGAGCCTTATTTAGATTTTGAAGAGGAAATTTACTCGCTTCACAAAGAGTTTTTGAAGTTTATTATGGTAAATGAACTTGATAATATTATAGATATTGGTTGCGGACAAGGCTACTTTTTAAATAATTTAGAGATAAATAAAAAAAGAGCCTTTGGAATAGATTTGAGTCTTGAGCAGATAAAAATTTGTCAAGAAAAAGGATTAAATGCAAAGGCAATATCTCTTGAAGATCTTGAAAAATTAGAAGAGAGGTTTGATTGTGCAACTGCTATCTTTGATGTTTTAAACTATATTCCTAAACTTGAATTAGAAAAATTTATTCTACAAGTTGCTAAAGTTTTAAATTCAAATGCTTATTTTATCTTTGATGTAAACACATATTTTGGCTTTGATGAAGTAGCTCAAGGAACTATAAATATCGATATTGAAGATAAGTTTATAGCAATTGATGCTTTTTTTGAAAACAATAAACTTCAAACAAATATCACACTTTTTGAAAAAGAAAAAGGTGAAAAATATACAAAAGAACAAGATAGTATAATACAAGAGTACCACAAAAAAGAGTTTCTAGAAAAAATATTAGAAAATTCTGGTTTTAAAATTTTGGAGATAAAAGAGTTTTTTCTTCACACTAATGAGAGTGCAGATAAACTAATATTTATTTGTAAAAAAGCCGTTTGA
- a CDS encoding SdiA-regulated domain-containing protein, translated as MRKTTIFSIGFLSIFTLLHIFDLDDKLLFDIFSTKSQTMFLKKENNIYFKEIKEIRKNLSGITYNPKSNTLFAITNAPRDIYELDINGNILRVIKLKGFRDTEDITYIKDDLFAIVDEELSGFYIIKITSNTSKIYKEDSLKSFIIDVRTTENFGLEGISYDQKNDIFYLANERNPKKIITIKGFMLDNPIVMDEKFDIIEDNDYLGDFSAIYFDNENENIYILSDESRLLGRVDNNKNFSKYLDLEENEIYSQMKHPEGITKDKDGNIYIVGEPNHFLSIKKR; from the coding sequence TTGAGAAAAACAACTATTTTTTCTATAGGGTTTTTATCTATATTTACTCTTCTTCATATCTTTGACTTAGATGATAAACTACTGTTTGATATATTTTCTACAAAGAGTCAAACTATGTTTTTGAAAAAAGAGAATAACATCTATTTTAAAGAGATTAAGGAGATTAGAAAAAATTTATCTGGGATTACTTATAATCCAAAATCAAATACTCTTTTTGCAATAACAAATGCCCCTAGAGATATTTATGAATTAGATATAAATGGAAATATTTTAAGAGTTATAAAACTTAAAGGGTTTAGAGACACAGAAGATATTACATATATAAAAGATGATTTATTTGCTATTGTAGATGAAGAGTTAAGTGGTTTTTATATTATAAAAATAACAAGTAACACTTCAAAAATATATAAAGAAGATAGCCTGAAAAGCTTTATAATAGATGTAAGAACTACTGAAAATTTTGGCTTAGAAGGAATAAGCTATGATCAAAAAAATGATATCTTTTACCTAGCAAACGAGAGAAATCCAAAAAAAATCATTACTATAAAAGGATTTATGCTTGATAATCCAATAGTTATGGATGAAAAGTTTGATATTATAGAAGATAATGATTATTTAGGAGATTTTTCTGCTATTTATTTTGACAATGAAAATGAAAATATATATATCTTAAGTGATGAGAGTCGTCTTCTAGGAAGAGTTGATAATAATAAAAATTTTAGTAAATACTTAGATTTAGAAGAGAATGAAATATATTCACAGATGAAACACCCAGAAGGTATCACAAAGGATAAAGATGGAAACATCTATATAGTTGGAGAACCAAACCATTTTCTATCTATAAAGAAAAGATAA
- a CDS encoding IS3 family transposase (programmed frameshift), whose product MARREYSEEFRRDAVKQVIENGYGVVETAERLGVHYDSLRNWIKKYKSPEAEVEIKKTQDTTAEIKRLQKELKRVTEERDILKKGRSVLCKQPKLKYAFIKEYQIQYTIRRMCTVLKVHPSGYYKWLKQPISNLEIENQQILQEIKKAYRESNGIYGYRNIHKDLKASNIHVNKKRVARLMKEAKLCGIGNYKRKPKHKAGSIHKAHPNHLKQCFLTYKPNESWVSDITYIRTYEGWLYLATVIDLYSRKIIGWATGHRQSTSLIIKALKKTTHRIKNHKVILHSDQGSQYSSYEYQTFLKHHNIIPSMSRRGNCYDNAVAESFFKTLKKELVRKTIFHTRAEARDKIFEYIEMFYNAKRRHSFLDFISPNEFEKRYNDSVTQPKVLTD is encoded by the exons ATGGCAAGAAGAGAATATAGTGAAGAGTTTAGAAGAGATGCTGTAAAACAAGTTATAGAAAATGGATATGGGGTTGTTGAAACAGCTGAGAGGTTAGGTGTCCATTATGATTCTTTGAGAAACTGGATAAAAAAATACAAATCACCAGAAGCTGAAGTAGAAATAAAAAAAACTCAAGATACAACAGCTGAAATAAAAAGATTGCAAAAAGAATTAAAGAGAGTTACAGAAGAGAGGGATATTTTAAAAAAGG GCCGCAGCGTACTTTGCAAACAACCCAAATTAAAGTACGCATTTATAAAGGAGTATCAAATACAGTACACAATCAGAAGAATGTGTACTGTATTGAAAGTTCATCCTAGTGGGTATTATAAATGGTTAAAACAACCTATTTCAAATTTAGAGATTGAAAATCAACAAATTTTACAAGAGATAAAAAAAGCATATAGAGAGTCAAATGGGATATATGGATATAGAAATATTCATAAAGATTTAAAGGCTTCAAATATACATGTAAATAAGAAAAGAGTTGCAAGATTAATGAAAGAAGCAAAACTTTGTGGAATAGGAAATTATAAAAGAAAACCAAAGCATAAGGCTGGTTCAATTCATAAAGCACATCCAAATCATTTAAAACAATGTTTTTTAACATATAAACCAAATGAATCTTGGGTTAGTGATATCACATATATCAGAACTTATGAAGGATGGTTATATTTAGCTACAGTTATAGATCTTTATTCAAGAAAAATAATTGGTTGGGCAACAGGACATAGACAATCAACATCTTTAATTATTAAAGCTTTGAAAAAAACAACTCACAGAATTAAAAATCATAAAGTAATTCTTCATTCAGATCAAGGTAGCCAATATAGTTCTTATGAATACCAAACATTTTTAAAGCATCATAATATTATCCCAAGTATGAGCCGTAGAGGTAATTGTTATGATAATGCAGTAGCAGAGAGTTTTTTTAAGACATTAAAAAAAGAATTAGTTAGAAAAACTATATTTCATACAAGAGCAGAAGCTAGAGATAAAATATTTGAATATATAGAAATGTTTTATAACGCAAAAAGACGACATAGTTTTTTAGATTTTATAAGTCCAAATGAATTTGAGAAAAGATACAATGATAGTGTTACTCAACCCAAGGTGTTAACTGATTAA
- a CDS encoding methyl-accepting chemotaxis protein, translating to MNKDISSLLTIALSITILISIAMIIIIVLAISKIINRPLKALQDTLSEFFKYLAGETQEIHRIKNYSKDEIGQMSKIVDMNIEKTRKDIDDNNIFIQNTIEILAKFQNGDLSQRLNIEVQSPNLVKLKSVMNKMAEELEQNIVNILKIVDEYSSYNYLNKIDTTKFENHILQLANGVNNLGDSITKMLQDNKNNGEILEDSSNRLLKNVETLNSSSTETASNLEETAASIEEITVNLRNSTKNVQTMSNIAMSVTSKASSGEFLAKQTVNAMDEINKEVSSINEAIEVIDQIAFQTNILSLNAAVEAATAGEAGKGFAVVAQEVRNLATRSAEAAKEIKDIVERATVKAHDGKDVAHEMINGYSELNSDIKNTIDLIKDFESSSKEQLSGIEHINSAISLIDQKTQHNTDVTFATKEIAISTNNIAKLIIEDVNKKVF from the coding sequence ATGAATAAAGATATCTCTTCTTTGCTTACTATAGCTTTATCAATAACAATTCTTATATCTATTGCTATGATAATTATTATAGTGCTAGCTATAAGTAAAATTATTAATAGACCTTTAAAAGCACTTCAAGATACACTAAGTGAGTTTTTCAAATACTTAGCAGGAGAAACACAAGAGATTCACCGAATAAAGAACTATTCAAAAGATGAGATAGGTCAAATGTCTAAAATAGTTGATATGAATATTGAAAAAACTAGAAAAGATATTGATGACAATAATATTTTTATTCAAAATACAATTGAGATTTTGGCTAAATTCCAAAATGGTGATTTATCTCAAAGATTAAATATTGAGGTGCAAAGCCCAAATTTAGTGAAATTAAAATCTGTTATGAATAAAATGGCAGAAGAGTTAGAACAAAACATAGTTAATATTTTAAAAATAGTTGATGAATATAGTAGTTATAACTATCTAAATAAAATAGATACAACAAAGTTTGAAAATCATATTCTACAACTTGCAAATGGTGTAAATAACTTAGGTGATTCTATTACAAAAATGTTACAAGATAATAAAAACAATGGAGAGATATTAGAAGATAGTTCAAATAGACTTTTAAAAAATGTAGAGACTCTAAATAGTAGTTCTACAGAGACTGCTTCAAATTTAGAAGAGACTGCTGCTAGTATTGAAGAGATCACTGTAAACTTAAGAAATAGTACAAAAAATGTACAAACTATGTCAAATATTGCTATGAGTGTTACATCAAAAGCTAGTAGCGGAGAATTTTTGGCAAAACAAACTGTAAATGCAATGGATGAGATAAATAAAGAGGTAAGCTCTATAAATGAAGCTATTGAGGTAATCGACCAAATTGCTTTCCAAACAAATATTCTTTCACTAAATGCAGCCGTAGAAGCAGCAACAGCAGGAGAAGCAGGAAAAGGGTTTGCAGTTGTTGCACAGGAAGTAAGAAATCTAGCAACAAGAAGTGCAGAAGCTGCAAAAGAGATAAAAGATATAGTTGAAAGAGCAACAGTAAAAGCACATGATGGAAAAGATGTTGCACATGAGATGATAAATGGATATAGCGAACTAAATAGTGATATTAAAAATACTATAGATTTAATCAAAGATTTTGAAAGTTCAAGTAAAGAGCAACTATCTGGTATTGAGCATATAAATAGTGCTATTAGTTTAATTGATCAAAAAACTCAACACAATACGGATGTAACCTTTGCTACAAAAGAGATAGCTATCTCTACTAACAATATAGCAAAGTTAATAATAGAAGATGTTAATAAAAAAGTATTTTAA
- the trpS gene encoding tryptophan--tRNA ligase: MRILSGIQPSGTIHIGNYFGMVKKMIESQNDGELFAFIASYHALTSVKDKEFLEKNSYEAAINFLALGMDIEKSTFWIQHDVKEVLELYWILSNHTSMGLLERAHSYKDKTSKGISANHGLFSYPVLMAADILLFDSNIVPVGRDQIQHVEMTRDIAISFNHAYNQEIFTLPLAKVDDNVATVLGTDGAKMSKSYNNTIDMFTSKKERKKQVMKIVTDSKELDEPKEWKNCNIYAISKLFMNEDELKDLQKRYETAGEGYGHFKLTLLEKIEEYFKPYEEKRVELLENPKKVREILEFGASKARKIAAEKMREIRDIVGLI, translated from the coding sequence TTGAGAATTTTATCAGGTATTCAACCATCAGGAACAATTCACATAGGAAACTATTTTGGTATGGTAAAAAAGATGATAGAGTCGCAAAATGATGGAGAATTATTTGCCTTTATAGCTTCATACCATGCCTTGACAAGTGTAAAAGATAAAGAGTTTTTAGAAAAAAACTCTTATGAAGCAGCTATAAATTTTTTGGCTTTAGGAATGGATATTGAGAAATCAACTTTTTGGATACAACATGATGTAAAAGAGGTTTTGGAACTTTATTGGATACTATCAAATCATACTTCTATGGGTTTATTAGAACGAGCTCATTCATACAAAGATAAGACTTCAAAAGGAATAAGTGCAAACCATGGACTATTCTCATACCCAGTTTTGATGGCTGCTGATATTTTACTATTTGATTCAAATATTGTTCCAGTAGGACGCGACCAGATTCAACACGTAGAGATGACAAGAGATATAGCAATATCATTTAATCATGCTTATAATCAAGAGATTTTTACTCTTCCTCTTGCAAAAGTAGATGATAATGTGGCAACTGTTCTTGGAACTGATGGAGCAAAAATGAGTAAATCATATAACAACACAATTGATATGTTTACAAGCAAAAAAGAGCGAAAAAAACAAGTTATGAAAATAGTAACAGATTCAAAAGAGCTAGATGAACCAAAAGAGTGGAAAAATTGTAATATCTATGCTATTTCAAAACTATTTATGAATGAAGATGAATTGAAAGATTTACAAAAAAGATATGAAACTGCTGGTGAGGGATATGGTCACTTTAAGCTTACACTTCTTGAAAAGATTGAAGAGTACTTTAAACCTTACGAAGAGAAAAGAGTAGAACTTTTAGAAAATCCAAAAAAAGTAAGAGAGATATTGGAGTTTGGAGCTTCTAAAGCTAGAAAAATTGCTGCTGAAAAAATGAGAGAAATAAGAGATATAGTAGGTTTAATTTAA